From one Synechocystis sp. PCC 6803 substr. PCC-P genomic stretch:
- the purH gene encoding bifunctional phosphoribosylaminoimidazolecarboxamide formyltransferase/IMP cyclohydrolase yields the protein MARLALLSVSDKSGIVELAQRLVNEFQFDLISSGGTAKTLKEAGVPVTKVSDYTGAPEILGGRVKTLHPRIHGGILARRDLPSDQADLEANDIRPLDLVVVNLYPFEQTIAKPGVTVAEAVEQIDIGGPAMIRATAKNFAHTTVLTNPNQYEAYLQALQEQGEIPLALRQQFAGEAFALTNAYDQAIANYFSGLSGDSANQFGLSGTLRQPLRYGENPHQSAGWYQTGREATGWAKAEKLQGKELSYNNLVDLEAARRIINEFDVREPAAVILKHTNPCGVALAPTLVEAYQKAFNADATSAFGGIVALNQPLDGPTAAAMVKTFLECIVAPGCDAEAQEILAKKNNLRVLILPDLATGPSQTIKAIAGGFLVQSADDEREDPSTWQVVTEKQPSGEELAELAFAWKVCKHVKSNAITITKNKTTLGVGAGQMNRVGSVEIALKQAGTEAQGACLASDAFFPFDDSVRTAAAAGITTIIQPGGSMRDQDSIQAANELGLVMIFTGVRHFLH from the coding sequence ATGGCCCGTTTAGCCCTGCTGAGTGTGTCCGACAAAAGTGGCATTGTGGAACTGGCCCAACGGCTAGTGAATGAATTTCAGTTTGACCTGATCAGTAGTGGTGGTACTGCCAAAACCCTCAAAGAAGCTGGGGTTCCTGTCACCAAGGTGAGTGATTACACCGGGGCACCAGAAATTTTGGGTGGACGGGTCAAAACGTTGCATCCCCGCATCCATGGGGGTATTTTAGCCCGGCGGGATTTGCCCAGTGACCAGGCGGATTTAGAAGCTAACGATATTCGTCCGTTAGATCTGGTCGTGGTTAACCTTTATCCCTTTGAGCAAACCATTGCTAAACCGGGGGTCACCGTTGCTGAAGCAGTGGAACAGATTGATATTGGTGGCCCGGCCATGATTCGAGCCACCGCCAAAAACTTTGCCCATACCACTGTCCTCACCAATCCCAACCAGTACGAAGCCTATCTCCAAGCTCTGCAGGAACAGGGGGAAATACCCTTGGCTTTGCGCCAACAATTCGCTGGGGAAGCCTTTGCCCTCACCAATGCCTATGACCAGGCGATCGCCAATTATTTCAGTGGTTTAAGTGGGGACAGTGCAAACCAATTTGGCCTTAGCGGTACATTGCGGCAACCGTTGCGGTATGGGGAAAATCCCCACCAAAGTGCAGGTTGGTATCAAACTGGGCGGGAAGCCACCGGCTGGGCCAAGGCCGAGAAACTCCAGGGCAAGGAACTGAGCTATAACAATTTGGTGGATTTGGAAGCAGCCCGGCGCATTATCAACGAATTCGATGTCAGGGAACCGGCGGCGGTGATTTTAAAGCACACTAATCCCTGCGGTGTCGCCCTGGCCCCCACATTGGTAGAAGCCTATCAAAAAGCCTTTAATGCTGATGCCACTTCCGCTTTTGGGGGCATTGTCGCCTTGAATCAACCCCTGGATGGACCCACGGCGGCGGCCATGGTCAAAACTTTTTTGGAATGTATTGTGGCCCCGGGCTGTGATGCTGAAGCCCAGGAAATTCTAGCTAAGAAAAACAATTTGCGGGTATTGATTCTCCCCGATCTGGCCACCGGCCCCAGCCAAACCATTAAGGCGATCGCCGGAGGATTTTTAGTACAGTCAGCGGATGATGAACGGGAAGACCCCAGCACTTGGCAGGTGGTGACGGAAAAACAACCCAGTGGGGAGGAGTTGGCGGAACTAGCTTTTGCCTGGAAAGTGTGCAAACACGTTAAATCCAACGCCATCACCATCACCAAAAATAAAACCACCTTGGGGGTGGGAGCAGGACAAATGAATCGAGTCGGCTCGGTGGAAATTGCCCTTAAACAAGCGGGCACAGAAGCCCAGGGAGCTTGCTTGGCCAGTGATGCGTTCTTTCCCTTTGACGATTCTGTCCGCACCGCCGCCGCCGCCGGCATTACCACCATCATCCAACCGGGGGGGTCCATGCGGGACCAGGATTCCATCCAAGCGGCCAACGAATTGGGCTTAGTGATGATTTTCACTGGGGTGCGCCATTTCCTCCACTAG
- a CDS encoding class I SAM-dependent methyltransferase → MPRQVWIFQRQFSLVPLKHSMTVSTATPAPTAMSQVVNGLLAVKPLWNVAKWQARSMMIKRAERLGIPWRETVKNYQQQDWQSHWRSVVDEELTYPDYYNASFHGYDQGHMCWDAAFEFEVAANAVHSSLYPEAGAQGDAELRRSYHDVLLAQLPQAPQTILDLHCTVGLSSFTLQACYPEAKLTGLDFSPYYVALAHHHGRERETDINWVHALPEATGLKAQTFDLVSAFLLFHEMPQEPTRRIFREARRLVKTGGHFTFMDMNPRSQAYLTMPPHIMTLLKSTEPFMDQYFALDVEQELLSAGFDRVTIQPNSPRHRTVIASVQP, encoded by the coding sequence ATGCCTAGACAGGTTTGGATTTTTCAGCGACAATTTTCCCTAGTCCCATTAAAGCATTCCATGACTGTCAGCACCGCCACCCCTGCCCCCACCGCCATGAGCCAGGTCGTCAATGGTTTATTGGCCGTCAAGCCCCTGTGGAACGTGGCCAAATGGCAAGCCCGCTCCATGATGATCAAACGGGCAGAAAGATTGGGGATCCCCTGGCGGGAAACAGTAAAAAATTATCAACAGCAGGACTGGCAAAGCCATTGGCGATCGGTGGTGGATGAAGAGTTAACCTATCCCGATTATTACAACGCCTCCTTCCACGGCTATGACCAGGGGCACATGTGTTGGGACGCAGCCTTTGAATTTGAAGTGGCGGCCAACGCTGTCCATTCGAGCCTTTACCCAGAAGCAGGGGCCCAAGGGGATGCCGAGTTACGACGTAGTTACCACGATGTTTTGTTAGCTCAATTGCCCCAAGCGCCCCAAACCATCCTGGACTTACATTGCACCGTGGGCTTGAGTAGCTTTACCTTGCAAGCCTGCTACCCAGAAGCAAAATTAACTGGGCTAGATTTCTCCCCCTATTACGTCGCCCTTGCCCATCACCATGGCAGAGAAAGGGAAACCGATATCAATTGGGTTCATGCCCTACCAGAGGCCACTGGATTAAAAGCCCAGACTTTTGACCTAGTTTCCGCTTTTTTGCTGTTCCACGAAATGCCCCAGGAACCCACCAGGCGAATTTTCCGGGAGGCTCGGCGTTTAGTGAAAACGGGCGGTCATTTCACTTTTATGGATATGAATCCCCGTTCCCAGGCTTATCTGACTATGCCACCCCATATTATGACCCTGCTCAAAAGTACGGAACCGTTCATGGACCAATATTTTGCTTTGGATGTGGAGCAGGAATTACTATCCGCTGGTTTTGATCGGGTGACCATCCAACCTAATAGCCCTCGACACCGCACTGTCATCGCTTCCGTACAACCCTAG
- a CDS encoding DUF3067 family protein gives MTGKQLHQLIVDKWGYSFDVQLRRIKDRIFLQIMWRYLEQASFPLSEEDYFANLEAIAQYLQAWGGGEQVQQFIAQTKEKPRLGKAVSIPLELGARAAEWFI, from the coding sequence ATGACCGGTAAACAGTTACACCAGTTGATTGTGGATAAATGGGGTTATTCTTTCGATGTGCAATTGCGACGCATCAAAGACCGCATTTTTCTACAGATTATGTGGCGGTACCTAGAACAGGCTTCCTTTCCCCTCTCGGAAGAGGATTATTTCGCTAATCTAGAGGCGATCGCCCAGTATCTCCAGGCCTGGGGAGGGGGGGAGCAGGTGCAACAGTTCATTGCCCAAACCAAAGAAAAACCCCGCCTAGGCAAAGCAGTTAGTATTCCCCTGGAACTTGGGGCCAGGGCCGCAGAATGGTTTATTTGA
- a CDS encoding serine/threonine-protein kinase, which produces MVTPLKLLNNRYRIIETLGRGGFGETFLAQDTHMPSARKCVIKHLKPVLENPEIPSWLRERFHREAATLEELGENHPQIPQLYAYFSEGEDFYLVQEWIPGLTLTQAHAQKGNFSSTAVEELLLGILPVLEFIHQRRIIHRDIKPDNIILREADGKPILIDFGIIKETMGTLVNPDGRSAYSVALGTPGYMASEQAAGRPVFSSDLYSLGLTAIFLLTGKTPQYLTSDSRTGEILWRQGAPQVSPTLAKVIDQAVRYHPRERFNSATAMAQTLQGNFSNVPMTKGDRPGNTVANGKTKSNHQPTAPTLVVGTPYNANDTQATKVYTQEFTGYTETQEGSPLMKWVVMPLVVLLVIGGGMAAGFWVTSQRRNNPPPAVEEPTEETPIPLPSLEPRPNLFETPSPIPTPATPSPEPTPSPSPSPETTSSPTEDTITPMEPEPSLDEPAPIPEPKPSPSPTISPQPSPTISIPVTPAPVPKPSPSPTPKPTVPPQISPTPQPSNTVPVIPPPENPSAETEPNLPAPPVGEKPIDPEQN; this is translated from the coding sequence ATGGTTACCCCACTCAAACTACTCAACAATCGCTACAGAATTATTGAAACCCTGGGCAGGGGAGGATTTGGGGAAACTTTTTTGGCCCAGGACACCCACATGCCCTCCGCCCGGAAATGTGTGATCAAGCACCTCAAACCAGTGCTGGAAAATCCAGAAATTCCCTCATGGTTGCGGGAAAGATTCCATCGGGAGGCGGCCACCCTAGAGGAGTTGGGGGAGAACCATCCCCAGATTCCCCAACTGTATGCCTATTTCAGTGAAGGGGAAGATTTTTACCTGGTGCAGGAGTGGATTCCTGGGCTGACCCTCACCCAAGCCCACGCCCAAAAGGGTAATTTTTCCAGTACAGCGGTGGAGGAATTATTGCTGGGGATTTTGCCTGTGTTGGAGTTTATCCATCAACGGCGCATTATCCACCGGGACATTAAGCCCGACAATATTATCCTGCGGGAAGCTGATGGTAAGCCTATTCTGATTGATTTCGGCATCATCAAAGAAACCATGGGCACGTTGGTTAATCCCGATGGCCGTAGTGCCTATTCTGTGGCGTTGGGTACCCCCGGTTACATGGCTTCGGAGCAAGCCGCTGGACGGCCAGTTTTTTCCAGCGATCTGTACAGTTTGGGACTAACGGCTATTTTTTTGCTCACCGGTAAAACCCCCCAATATCTAACCAGTGACAGCCGCACCGGAGAAATCCTTTGGCGACAGGGGGCTCCCCAAGTCAGTCCTACCCTAGCTAAGGTCATAGACCAAGCAGTGCGCTACCATCCCCGGGAAAGATTTAATTCCGCCACTGCCATGGCCCAGACCCTCCAGGGCAATTTCAGCAATGTGCCCATGACCAAAGGCGATCGCCCGGGAAACACCGTTGCTAATGGCAAGACCAAATCTAATCACCAACCTACGGCCCCAACCCTAGTGGTGGGCACTCCCTACAACGCCAACGACACCCAAGCCACCAAGGTTTACACTCAAGAGTTTACCGGATACACCGAAACCCAGGAGGGTTCACCATTGATGAAATGGGTTGTTATGCCCCTTGTCGTACTGCTAGTGATTGGCGGCGGCATGGCGGCGGGATTTTGGGTTACCAGTCAACGGCGCAATAATCCTCCCCCAGCGGTGGAAGAACCCACAGAGGAAACGCCCATTCCCCTGCCCTCCCTGGAGCCTAGACCCAATTTATTTGAAACTCCTAGCCCTATTCCCACTCCAGCAACCCCTAGCCCGGAACCCACCCCCAGCCCCAGTCCCAGCCCGGAAACCACCTCTAGTCCAACAGAGGATACGATCACTCCCATGGAGCCGGAACCCAGTTTGGACGAACCTGCCCCTATTCCTGAACCTAAACCCAGTCCATCCCCCACCATCAGTCCTCAACCATCACCCACTATTTCCATTCCTGTTACCCCAGCCCCTGTACCAAAACCTAGTCCTTCTCCCACCCCCAAGCCCACTGTTCCTCCCCAGATTTCCCCTACTCCCCAGCCCAGCAATACGGTGCCTGTGATCCCACCACCGGAAAATCCCAGTGCCGAGACTGAGCCCAATCTGCCGGCTCCCCCAGTAGGGGAAAAGCCCATCGACCCCGAGCAAAATTAG